The nucleotide sequence CGATCACCAGATTGACGGCGCCGGCGTAGCCGAGATTGCCCTGAGCCCGGTAGAGCCGCACCGCGCCGATCGCGCCGCCGGGCCGGCCGGGGCGCAGGACGAGGCTCTCGGCGGCCGGGGGCGGCGCGCCGGGATCGGCCCCCGCCTCGGTGCAGGCGAGTTCGGTGCGCAACGCGGCCGCGAGTTCCGCGAAGGCCTCCGGCCCGCCGTTCTCGCAGATGCAAACCGCGCCGACCGGCACGGTGGAGCGGTCCAGCTGAGCCAGGCAGGCGCGGATGGCCTCCGCGCAGCGATAGCCCACGATCGCGACCGCGACATCCCTCATCGGACGATCTTCGCTCATCGAACGATCTTCGCTCATCGAACGACCTCTTGGCTGAGCCCAAAGGCGAGGCGGTGGGCCTCCGCGAAGCGGAAGCCGCGGATGCGCAGGAGCACCATCACGGCGCCCAGGCGCGTCCGGCGGGCCGGCAGATCGGAGGACCTCAGGATCCGCCAGGATTGCGGCAGGGCCGAGAGCAGCACGAGCCAGGCGCGGGCGAGCCAGCGCAGGGCCCCGAGGAGGCCGACCGGGGCGAGCGCGTGCGCCTCGCGGGTGGTGCGCCGCCATTTCCGGGCGAGCTCGTCCCAGCTCCGCCGGGCCGGGTGGGCGACGATGCAGGCGGGGGCGTAGCCTAGGCGGAAGCCGAGGGCGCGCGCCCGGTGGCACCACTCGACGTCCTCCGAGACCCCGTTGGCGAAGGGCCCGACCGCGGCGAAGACCGCGCGGGAGACGAACATGTTGGCGGTGACGGTGAACCCTTTCCGGCGGACGTAGAGGTCGTTGCGGAAGGCGAAGACCAGCTCGTAGGCCTCGACCGCGCTCGGCGCGGCCGCGTCCGCCGCGATCACCCGGACGGCGCCGCCCACCACGTCGCTGCCGGCCCGATCGCTCCACGCCGCGCCGTCCGCGGCCAGCGCCGCCTCGCCCGCGACGAGCCAGTCGGGGCTCGGCCGGCAATCGCTGTCGATGAAGGCGAGGATCGCGCCGCGCGCGGCGGCGACGCCGGCGTTGCGGGCCGGGCCCGCCCCCCGCTCCGGCGCAGCGACGACGCGGGCGCGCCCGGCCGCCACCGCCTCGACCGCCGCGAGGCCGGCGCGCGAGCCGTTGTCGGCGACGATCACCTCGTAGCGCTCCGGCGGCATCCGCTGGGCGGCCAGATGCGCGAGGCAGGCGTCGAGGTTGGCGAGGTCGTCGAGATGCGGCATCACGACCGAGATGCGGGGCTCCTGCCCGGTGAGGTCCATGCTCCCCTCCCTCATCCGAGCGCGCCCGCGGGCTCGCCCATCCGCACCATGTCGCGGAGGCCGACGCCGTGGCTGCGCAGCGCGAATCCGTAGGCGCCGAGCCCCGCCAGCCCGCAGACGACGCAGAGCGCGACCCAGTCGGCCAGGGGCATCGGCCAGGTCGCCGCCACCGCGCCGAGGCCCGCGGTGACCCCGATCGGGAACAGGACCAGGAACCAGGCGAGCGCGGGCGTGAACGGGTGGAGGCGCAGGCTGCGCCGGACGATCCAGGCGAGCACCAGCCCCTCGGCCGCCGCGAGCGCCGCGACGAAGCCTTCGAGCGTGCCGTGCAGCGGCACGCTGAGCGCGGCGAGCAGCACCGCGCCCGCCCCGGCGATCGAGCCCCGGAGCAGGAAGCCGGTCTGGCCGCCCGCGAGGCAGGGCGCGACCGGGAAGGCCAGCAGCGACTTGATGCAGACATCGACCGCGATCGCGCTCACCAGCCCCTGGGACGGCCGGTAGGCCGCGCCGAACACGAAGCCGATCACCGGCACGCCGAGCGCCAGCAGCCCGAGCCCGTAGGTGAAGGAGGCCACCGACAGCCACGCCGCCCAGCGGTCGAGGAGGAGGCTCCGGGGATCGGGCCTGCCTGCCGACGGGCCCGGGGACTGGCCGTGTGCCTTGCCGGCGGCCACGAGCGCCGGGAGGTAGAGGCTCGTCAGGAACTTGAGGAGCTGGCCGCGGGGCATCAGCGCGACGCCCATGGCGTTGCCGTAGAGGCCCAGCGTCGAGACCCCGAGCAGGCTGCCGACGAGCAGCCGGTCGCCCATGATGCTGAAGGCGTTTGCGAGCCCGTTGGGGATCAGCGGACGGCCGAAGCGCTCGGCCTCGCGGGCGACCGGCCGGTCCCAGGCAAGGCGCCAGCGGCGCCGGGCCAGGAGGTGGGAGACGAGGACCGAGACCGCCGCGCCCCCGACGATGCCGAACAGCATGCAGGCGTAGTCGCGGCTCACCAGGGCGATGCCGACGGCGATCACGGTCCAGGCGGCCTGCGCGGCGGCGGTCGTGGCGGCGTCGGGCCAGAACTCGTAGGTGCGGGTGAGTTCCTTGACCCCGAGGTTCTGGAAGCCGCGCAGGAAGGGCGCGAGCGGCAGGAGGAGGAAGGCCCAGAGCGCGTCCGGCACGTCGAGCGCCCACACCACGAGCGGGGCCGAGGCGAGCAGCACCAGGGCGATCAGGGTCGAGCGGATCAGCGCCAGCGCGTGCAGCGTGCCGTAGACCGCCTCCGGATCGGCCTCGTCGTGCCCGCGCACGGCCGAGTACTGGATGCCGATGTCGGTGGCGAGTTCGGCGAAGGCGGCCACCACCGAGAGCGAGAGGGCGACGCCGTACTGCTCCTTCGGCAGGGTGTGCGCCAGCGCGATGTTGCGCAGGAGCGGGAACAGCATGTCGGCCATGTTGCCCGACAGCAGCGTCGCGCCCGTGCGCAGGCGCGAGCCCGGTCCCGGAGCCGTCCCCGGCGCCCGCCGCGTGCCTGGCCTCATGCCCAACCTCATGCCCGGCCTCCGGCGAGCCCCGGCGCGGCGGCGGCGCGGGCCGCAGCTGGGGCGGGCTCCGTGCGGCGCGACGCGGCGCGGATCAGGGCGGCGCTCGCCGCCCCCCAGCTGTCCCAGGTGAGGGTGTCGCGGGCCCGCGCCCGGGTGCTCTCGCGCAGGCGGGCATAGGCCGCCGGGTCGCTCCACTGCGCCAGCAGGGTG is from Methylobacterium radiodurans and encodes:
- a CDS encoding glycosyltransferase family 2 protein, whose amino-acid sequence is MDLTGQEPRISVVMPHLDDLANLDACLAHLAAQRMPPERYEVIVADNGSRAGLAAVEAVAAGRARVVAAPERGAGPARNAGVAAARGAILAFIDSDCRPSPDWLVAGEAALAADGAAWSDRAGSDVVGGAVRVIAADAAAPSAVEAYELVFAFRNDLYVRRKGFTVTANMFVSRAVFAAVGPFANGVSEDVEWCHRARALGFRLGYAPACIVAHPARRSWDELARKWRRTTREAHALAPVGLLGALRWLARAWLVLLSALPQSWRILRSSDLPARRTRLGAVMVLLRIRGFRFAEAHRLAFGLSQEVVR
- a CDS encoding oligosaccharide flippase family protein, which produces MRPGTRRAPGTAPGPGSRLRTGATLLSGNMADMLFPLLRNIALAHTLPKEQYGVALSLSVVAAFAELATDIGIQYSAVRGHDEADPEAVYGTLHALALIRSTLIALVLLASAPLVVWALDVPDALWAFLLLPLAPFLRGFQNLGVKELTRTYEFWPDAATTAAAQAAWTVIAVGIALVSRDYACMLFGIVGGAAVSVLVSHLLARRRWRLAWDRPVAREAERFGRPLIPNGLANAFSIMGDRLLVGSLLGVSTLGLYGNAMGVALMPRGQLLKFLTSLYLPALVAAGKAHGQSPGPSAGRPDPRSLLLDRWAAWLSVASFTYGLGLLALGVPVIGFVFGAAYRPSQGLVSAIAVDVCIKSLLAFPVAPCLAGGQTGFLLRGSIAGAGAVLLAALSVPLHGTLEGFVAALAAAEGLVLAWIVRRSLRLHPFTPALAWFLVLFPIGVTAGLGAVAATWPMPLADWVALCVVCGLAGLGAYGFALRSHGVGLRDMVRMGEPAGALG